The Maledivibacter sp. genome segment TATATGCAAATTATGAGGGAAAAGAGAAGACAAGAAAATTTATGTATTTATTGTTCTAAGGAAATAGAGGCTGGTCAAACATATTGCGAAGAATGTAAAAGGAAAATCAGTGATTATAGTACAAAACGGAAGCGAGAAAAGGTTGCTAATAACCTATGTGGACGGTGTGGAAGGGAAAGGGATAGGGAGGGGTTTTATTGCAAAGAATGTGTGAAGATAGTAAATGCCAGAACCCGCCTAAGTAAACAAAAAAAGCAATTAATCAATTAGGATATTAAGCCATCTTACAATAATATGTGAGACGGCTTATTCTATTTTATATATTTTATCATAATATCATATATCTAATATTGATATATATCTAGTATTGACATATATCGAATATTGATATATTATTGAAATAATAGAGCAACTTGCATAATTACAATCCTCAAAAACTTACTACTACACATAGTCTTAAATGCCCTAGAGGCATACCGCATTTATTATGCAATTTAGCCAAGTTAGAATTATGCAATTTTCTTAATTGAGCAAATTGCATAATTACTTTCTGTAAAAACCATCTATTACATGTAGTTTTAAAATCCTTAAAGCTATACCATCAAATATGCTTATATCTTAAGTATTTAAATCAAGGATGATATTCGCATATGCAATTGTGCCAAGTAAGAGTTATGCAATTTCCTCAATTAATAAAATGGAGGGTTATTATGGCTAGAAAACAGCTAAAAACTTTGACCGAACCCATGTACTATATATTACTTAATTTAATTGAACCTATACATGGGTATGGGATCATGAAAAAAATAGAGGACTCAACTGATGGTAGGGTGAAGGTGGGGGCTGGAACACTGTACTCACTACTATCTAGATTTCTCAAGGAAGATATAGTTAGTATTGTATCGGTTAAGGATGGAAAAAAGACCTATTGCTTGACGGAAAAGGGTAAGAGTGTACTCCAAGACGAGTATGATAGACTAAAATTATTAGTTATTGATGGTAATATTGCATTAGGGGAGGGCTCACATGAGTAAAGACATCATAAAAAAACGACAATTTACTTCCGTAACAGATTATAAATCCTTAGAAGTCTATTTTGAAGAAATGGCAGCAAAGGGATACATGCTAGTGGAAGGGAAAAAGGGAAAATTCACCTTCGAAAAGTGTGAACCAAAGGACTTAGATTTCAATGTTAGCTTATTCTATCCACACACCATGTTTGATTATCCAGATGAAGAAAAATCAATGGATTTTAGGGAACTCTGTGAGAGTAGTGGATGGACATACTGTACGAGCAGCCAGATATATCAAATATTTTATAAGGACAAAAAAGCTGTTGCTACTCCCATACACACAGATAGTAGTGAAGAATATAAAATAATAAAGAACACTTTTATGAAAACTGAATTTATATCTATGATAATGATGCTTATTATTATAGGCACTTCACTAAATAGTGCCATAAGAATGACCTATGAAAGTCTTTTTAGCAATGCTATGCTGATTACGATTATAACGCCGGTTTTTTTAATATTAGCTGCTTTGTCAATATATTTACCTAAGCTTATATGGTTTATAAGAAACAATGCTAAAGCAAAAAAAGGTGAAGATTTGTACTTTGCTTCAGAAAAGATGGTTTTAATTAATACCATAATCACTTGGACTCTAATAGCTATATTCTTCATATCTATTATTTACTTTGGAAGTAATAGTTTGAGTAATGGGATGGTATTATTAATAGCCTCTATACCTACCATAATTTCTCTTATAATAGGTATATATTTCAGGAAGAAATTAAGAACTAAGAAAAGAACTAGGAATAAAAATATTATTTTATTTGTCATTACATTGGTATTAGCTATGGGTATTTCACTAGGCTTGACAATTTTCATGATGATATCAACGATTGGTAAATCCGATTTCGGTAATGATACCCTTCCAGACGATATATCTGTTTTAAGATTGTCGGATCTTGGAGTGGTTTCAGATGAGTTAGATATCGATGTATATAAGGATTCTAGTATTTTAGTACCATTTAGTATTGAGTATATGGAGGACCTGCCAGGTAAGCATAAACCAAATCAAGTAGATTATATTGAAACCCATTATATTAGATGTAGAAATAATAATATTAGTAATTATATATTTAAAGAATATGTAAAAGAAAAGCAGGAGAGATATCAAAGATACAAACAAGAGTACTTGGATGTAGGAGCAAAGGATGAGGCAGCCGAAATGGATAATCAAATAAGTGAGATAAATATTAAAGCGTGGAATGTGGAGCAGGGATACTTTTTGGATGATGAAAAGTCTACTGTAATAATAAAAAAAGGGGACATTATATATGTTTTAAGGGGAGATTTAGACTTTTCCAAGGAAGAGATTATCAGTATATGTAAAGAAAAATTAAATATATAGAACTAGATGAACCTATGGAGAGAGGAATAATTATAACTTCTTCTTTTCCATGGGTTTATCTAGTTCCCGTCGTGGGGGTAGCCATGAAAATCACTTTTTAATATATTGAAAACCTCATCCTGGATTATATTTGTGAAAGAAGTTTGACATTTGATATTACATGGGATAATATTAAGTAAAAAGTACAATTTTTATGTGGTTGGATAGGAATATAAGTATATTTATAGTTGTATATAGGGTTTTCATAGTATAACTTAACTTATACATATTAAAAATCCCCAGAAACAGCGGATGTTTTAATGCGTATAAATTAAGATTAACTTGGAATTCTCTATAGAAGTATTTTAATGGGAGGAAATCAATGATTACCGATGAGAGTGAAGTGCTAAGGCTAGTAGAGGTAGCACGGATGTATTATGAAGAAAATATGACCCAGGCTGAGATAGCTAGAAAGTTGGAGGTGTCGAGACCTCTTGTAAGTAAAATGCTTGGTAAGGCTAGGGAAATGGGTATAGTTCATATTGAGATAAAATCTCCATATATTAATAACAGCCTATTAATGGGACAGCTTAAAAATCTATTTAATCTAAGGGGTGGCATAATTGTACCTAGAGCCAATACAGAATATCTAACCCAGCAACTTATATTAAATCATGCATTTAATTATGTTAAGGATATTTTGCCCGATACTAAAACCCTAGGATTGGGGTGGGGGTATACTTTAGGGGAACTTATGGAAAAAATAGAGCAAAGTGAAATGTCCGCTAACTATCAAGGTCGGGTGTGTCCTTTGATTGGTAACTCATCTATACCAAATAGGGGGTACCATCCCAATGAGTTAACTAGAGTTTTTGCTGAGAAGTCAGGACTTAAGCCATATTATCTATATGCACCAGCTTTCCCTGCAACTTCTCAGGAAAGAGATTTATTTATTAATACTGATAACTATAGAGAAATAAATGAATTATGGGCAGAGCTAGATAATATAATCATTAGTATAGGCTCCTATCCATCAGTTCCCGATCAAGCAACGGCTTTAAGATTTGGAAAAGCTTTGACTACGAGGAAAGCTGTCGGGATGATTCTCTCATATTATTTTGATAAGGAAGGGAATATTATACAGGGTAAGAATGATTATGCAATACGTATTCCCATAGATAAAATTAGGGCTGTAAAGAGGGTCATCGGAATATGTTCTGGTAACAGCAGTATACAATCGGTATATGGAGCATTAAGGACTGGATATATTACACATTTGATTACAGATGAAAAAACTGCTATAGATTTAATAAAATTTAAAATGTAAAGTACTTTGCCATGGCAATAAAGCCATGGTTTTTTTATTGTCTCTAAAAGCTATATTTTACCAAAAAAGTATTTACATATGTAATAACAAATGTTATACTTAAATTACAAATGTTCGGGAGGTGATGTAGCATATGTTATATTTTTCAGATTGGGAAAGAATTCTGATGACTTCTGTCCGTTTGATAAAGGACAATTCTAAGATGTTGTCTGAGCTTGACTCCATAATAGGTGACGGTGATCATGGGATTACCATTGAAAGAATAGCAAATGTTATTGAGACATCGATTGAAACTTGGGATCATGACAAACTTGGTATCAAGGAAATGTTAGAGTCCCTTGGATGGAAAATCATGGATGTAAATGGAGGCTCAGCGGGACCACTGTGGGGAACAATGTTCATAGGACTATCCAATGGGCTTGAAAATGAAAAGGAAGTTGACGAAGATAGCCTGAAGAAAATGTTTAAATCTTCTTTAAAGGCTATGAAGGAAATATCCGATGCCCGAGTAGGGGATAAGACAATGATGGATGTTTTGATTCCTGTAGTGGAAACCATAAGGAACTCAGATGATGATATTCCTACCATGCTAAAGAAAGTAGCTAAGGTAGCAAATGAGGCGGCTAATGATACAGCAAAATATGCTGCAAAATTTGGAAGGGCTAAGAATTTAAAGGCAAAAAGTATTGGACATAAAGATCCTGGGGCAGTATCCTTATCTCTATTATTTATAGGCCTTGCTGAAGGTCTGGAATCTAATAATCCATAGTTTTAGCTTGTTATAACCAGTGTCATATTTTTAAATAATAAAGGGGGAGTTTCATATGAAAATGAAAAAATTCATTAACAATCCTGAGAATTTGACAAAAGAGCTTTTAGAAGGACTTACTTTATCTAATCCCGACATTATAGAATTGACAGATAGTAAGCTAGTTGTAAATAAGAAGTTAAAGGATGCAGACAGAGTAACAATTGTAACCCTAGGAGGAACTGGACATGAACCTGCTTTAAGTGGTTTTGTAGGAGAAGGTATGGTCGATATTTCAGTTCCAGGAGATATATTTGCGGCTCCGGGACCACAGGGATGTATTGAAGCTATTAAAATGGCAGATAAGGGCAAAGGGGTATTACTTGTTGTACTTAATCATGCAGGAGATATGTTGACAGGGAAACTAACCATGAAGGCGGCAGAAAAAGAAGGGCTTAATGTCAAAAAAGTTGTTACCCAGGAGGATATATCAAATGCACCTAGGGAAAGGGGAGAGGATAGAAGAGGATTAGTAGGTTGTGTACCACTTTATAAGATCGCAGGGGCAGCAGCTGCACAGGGTAAATCATTAGAAGAGGTTACTGCAATAGCTCAAAAATTTGCAGATAATAGTGCCACATTAGCTGTTGCGGCACGGGGAGCTACTCATCCTGCAACTGGAAGCGTTATCTCAACATTAGGGGAAGATGAAATAGAAATCGGTATGGGGCAGCATGGAGAAGGTGGTGGAGGCCATATCAAAATGAAAACTGCCGATGAAGTGGCTGTAATCATGGTAGAAGAGTTATTAAAGGATTTAGATATTAAGGTGGGAGAAAAGTTAATGGTCATCATCAATGGTACGGGAGCCACAACTCTCATGGAACAATTGATAGTTTATAGAAAATGCCATAAGTATTTAGAAGAAAAGGGAATAGAGGTTGTTGCTAGGGCCGTAGGAGAGCTTCTTACTGTTCAAGAAATGGCAGGTTTCCAAATGTTCATAGCAAGAATGGATGAGGAATTGTTGGGTTATTGGAATGCTCCTTGTAGGACTCCATACCTTACAAAATAGAAGGAGGAGAATTCATGGCGGATAAGGATGGAAATATCCTAGCGAAGGATTATGGTATAGGGATTCCAACCCCCAAGCAATATTTTCATGTTAAGGGGATGGATAATGTAGACTGGGGAATGAAAAGTCGTTTATCTAAGATATTTGATCCCAAAACAGGTAAGACTCTTATGTTAGCATTCGATCATGGATATATAATGGGTTCAACGGCGGGGCTTGAAAGATTAGATATATCTATTCCTCCTTTAGTGGAATATGCAGATGTATTGATGGCGACAAGGGGTGCCCTTAGGTCATCAATAAGGCCTGATTACAATAAGGCAATAGCATTGCGATGTACAGCTGGCAGCTCCGTAGCAAAGGAGGATATCAGCCATGAAGTTATAGGGGTTGATATTGAAGATGCTATCCGAATGAATGCAACCTGTATGGCTACTCAAGTATTTATAGGGGCTTCCGGAGAATGTGAGACCATAAACAATCTTGTTAAGACGATAGATATGGGAAATAGATATGGAATACCTGTTCTAGGGGTAGTAGCAGTTGGTAAAGAAATGGAGCGTACGACCAAATATTTTCTTTTAGCTACTAGAATAATAGCAGAGCTTGGAGCCCATATTATAAAAACATATTATTGTGAGGACTTTGAGAAAATTACTGCTGCTTGTCCCGTACCAATCGTTATAGCGGGAGGTAAAAAGGTTCCAGAGAAAAAAGCATTAGAAATCGCCTACAGAGCTATTCAAGAAGGGGCAGCTGGAGTGGACATGGGAAGGAATGTTTTTCAAGCCGAAAGCCCAAAGGCAATGATAAGATCAATAAGAAGTATTGTACATGAGGGGTATGACGCAAAGCAAGCCTTTGAATTATATAATTCATTAAAAAGAGGTGAATAATTTGAATTTTAAAAAGTTTATCATTATACCCATTATAATAGCTACACTTGCATTTACTATACAGATTGTTGACCAACTACTTAGCCCGCTTATGCCTCCAGCAGGGAATTTTGGCTTTGGATGGATTGCCTTTCAGGCTTGGGCCATGTATTTCCTAGCGGGGTGTGACATCAAGGGAGGAATCAAGACTTTTCTAGGGTATGGAAGTGGAATAATTGCATCTATTTTAATTATGGAGTTTGGGGCTGCGTTTATGGGTATTGGATTCCTTAGCTTCCCACTAGCTGTATTTTTAGTAGTTATCCCAGTTATTTGTTTGGAAAGGATTCCGTGGCTTGACTTTGTGCCAGCTGTTTTCGTTGGATCTGGAGTATTCTTTGGATTTATGTCCTATATATCAGCTGCAACATATCAAGGAGCGGCCTTTACGGAACTGGTATACTGTGCAATAGGATTATTTTATGGATATATGACGGTAACTCTAAGGGGAGCATATGAAGCATCGGTTAATAGCGATGAAATTAGTGAAACTAACTAGGGCAGGTAATGTTTATAAATAAGGGGGAGATTTTTTATGGCTGAATTTATGCATGTTGGAGTACCAACAAAAAATAAGCAGTCCAATGAAACCTATTTAGACGATTTGAAGGTATACATAACAGATCCAGAGGAACATGAGCTTAAATTTGAATATCTTCGTTATGAAAAGGATTCGCCGCTACCTGAAATTATGCAAAATAATCCTCATGTTGCCTTTAAAGTAGATAGTATAGATGAAATGGCAAAGGATGCTGAGATAATTGTTGATCCCTTTGATGCCGACGAAAAAACTAAGATTGCTTTTATTGTTAAGGACGGTGTAATATTTGAATTGATGGAAGAAAAGAAATAAATCCCAAACAGCTTAGGGCATATTGAAACAATAAACTAGTCATATTATTCGTACTTTTAATTCCTTTCGTAGTTATTTAATCACTTATATCCAGGAAGTATGTGGGCAATTGAGGCACAGAAAATAATCAAAATTACTTTGTAACTTAACTTATTTATTTTTCTCATATGAGCAAATTGCATAATTACTTCCTACAAAAAACATCTACTATATATAGTTTAAAAATCTCCAAAGGTATACCACATATATTATGCAATTCTGCCAAATTACAGTTATGGAATTTCCTCATATGTCTAAAAGCCAGCTTTCATTTCAGAAAAGCTGGCTTTAAACTGTTCATAACCCATTTTAAATACCCCATACCTGTACAATAGAACTTTCAACCAATAGTGTATCCCCAGAGATATGCATTCCCTATTAGTTCTTATATCTAATCAAGGTAACTTCTATTTCGTCATCGTTATAGTCGATCTTTGCTTCATCGGTCATCATGCCTACTAAAGTGAGTTCTGTATCAACATCAGAGTCTCCTGCTAATTCCCAGAAATATTCCTCCATTTCCTCTTGTTTAGCACATTTTAAATATTTAATTAACTTATCAAATTTTCTTTGATCCTTAGATGAATAATTACATTTTAGGGATATTTTATAGCATTCCTTTTCATCCTTTAGGTTAATATTAATGTCAGTTGCTCCCATGGAAAAAAAATAGGTAATTAATTCATCTACTATTTTTGCAATTCTTTTTTTATCATGCTTCACTAGAAATCATCCTTTCTAAAAGCTTGAATTATAGGTACTAAAATTGCAGCAACAATACCCGCAGCGAATCCGTTATTATAAAGATTTAATCCACCGTGCAATACTCCCACATTAAGTACAACAGACGAATGTATAAAGGCTGCAATTACACCGTATTGCCATCCAAATTCTCCTGCAATTGGAGCTAAAGCTGTTCCGAATAATGCTGCTAATAATATTGCAGGATCATTTATATTCCATACCTTTGTCAAAGATCCTAGGAATACACCTAAAAATATGGGAAGTATGTTTTTAGGATGCTTACCAAAGGCACCAAAGCCTACTACTGTAAAAATACCTCCAATTGTAGGGCCATTTAAATCGCCATTCACTAAAAGGATATAGGATGTTGCAATAAAGCCATTTATGCCCATGTTGATAAGTGTTGGAGCAAAGCCTTCCAATAAAACAAAATCCGCTACAAGTCTACCGGAATAACCAGTTATGCTTGTTATTTTAGCAAACGACCTTTCATTTAGACAATACCCTAAAATTATCATTGAAGAAAACATCAAAAATAAATATATGCTCAGTAATGTATTGTTACCAGTACTCCATATAAATCTTGGATTTGGTAAAAAACCATAGGATTTAAAAATCGACACAAAAACTGTTCCTATCATCCCCGAAGCGAATCCTATGTTATACAGATTAAAGCCTTGGTGAACTCTTAGCAAATAAGTAGAAAGTGGTGGAAGAATAAAACCTATGATTATTCCTGTAGCTGCACCTAATGGAATACTAATAATCTTATTTAAGCTAGTACTAAACATTATTTCAGTGACCATCGGAGCCATGGCTGTACCAAATAAAGCTATATAAATATATTTGGAAAACTTATTTTTTTGTATCTTTGCGTATAAGTATACTCCTATAACAATAAACCATACATTCAAAAGATTTTTTCCAAAAAGACCAAAACCGGCAATCAAAAATAAAGAGGCGATAGAAGCACCATTAATATTTAATTTTAGCCTATAAAGTATAAAAAGAAACAATAGGGTCAAAAGGCCGCCGTTGATAAAAGCTGCTCCTATCCCCCCGACACCTATATAGTCAGTAATAAGAGTATCGGGTTGGGTGAGAATTTTATATAACCCGTTTAGTATTTCTTTAGGATTATCTGATAATAGCCCAAATATAATTAAAGAAAGGGCATAGGCGGCAATTATTAGATACTTCATATTATGTTTAGCTATATTTTCTGCTCCGGAATCTTTCTTAAATGATACCATATAAAACCTCCTTCTGAATTAATTTCTGATATAGAGATTTCAGTTACGACCTTAATTTATACATATTAAAAATCCTGGAAGCATACTATGTTTCCATATTTATACATTAAGATTTAGCTTAAACTCTCTATACCTAAAGTCTATTTAATTTTAGTATAAACATTCAATAAATGCCAAAGGAAAATGAAGGAATGTGTAGAAGTGCCTATAAATAGATACAGGTGATTGACTTCAATTTTTTTATATTATACCCACTCTTTATTTATTATCTTCAATTATTTGAAATATTTATTTAGATTTAATATAATTGATGTGGTTGCAAAAACCAATAAATTGAAAAGAGGTTAGTATATTATGGAAATAAAGAGATTTGAAGGTACAGGGAGAATGAGCCGTGCAGTAGTACACAATGGAACAATTTATTTATGTGGGCAGACCTGTGGGGAGAAGGATAAGGATATCAAGGAACAAACTAAGGTTGTCCTTAAAAAAATTGAAGATTTACTTGATAAATATGGATCTGACAAAAGACATATTCTTTCAACAACAATTTATATAAAAGATATGTCCTTATTTCAAGATATGAATGAAGTTTGGGATGCTTGGGTTGAAAATGGATTTGAACCAGCTAGAGCCTGTGTTGAAGCAAAAATGGCTAGGGAAGAAATTTTAGTTGAAATGTCTGTTGTAGCAGCGGTTAAATAATGATTTGGGGGAGAAAATGATTAAAAAAATTTATCATAACATTTATAGTAATGAAATACCCCTTCCAAACAATCCTCTAAGGGCTATTAATAGTTATATAATATTGTCGGAGGATAGAAATTTGATTATTGATACGGGGTTTAATAGAGACGAATGTAGAGAAGCTTTATTTAATGGGATTAAGGAACTGGACATTGATTTAAATAAAACCGATCTCCTTGTTACACATTTACATTCAGACCACTCTGGTCTTGCGGCCGCCTTAAATAAAGAAGGTGTTAAAATATATGCTGGAAAGATAGACGGTGGTATGATTAATAGGATGACTGAGGTAGAATATTGGGAAAAATTTAAGGCATATGGAGAAATGTTTGGTCTTATGAAGGACAATATGACCTTTGATGATCATCCCGGTTATAGGTACTGTCCTAAAGAACCCATTGAATTTACTCCCTTAGAAGAAGGAGATACAATACATATTGGAGAATATTCCTTTGAGATAATTGATATACCAGGCCATACTCCAGGACATATTGGGCGTTATGAGAAAAAACATAAAATATTTTTCTGTGGTGACCATATTTTAAATAAAATAACTCCCAATATTGCATTTTGGGGCTTTCAATATGGTGATATATTATCCGTATATTTTGACAGCTTAAGAAAAGTATATGAGTATGATATAGACCACCTTTTTTCAGCCCATAGAAGTATTGTTGAAGACCATAAAAAGAGAATTGACGAGCTTCTTGAGCATCATGAAAAACGTCTCGATGAGAT includes the following:
- a CDS encoding PadR family transcriptional regulator; the protein is MARKQLKTLTEPMYYILLNLIEPIHGYGIMKKIEDSTDGRVKVGAGTLYSLLSRFLKEDIVSIVSVKDGKKTYCLTEKGKSVLQDEYDRLKLLVIDGNIALGEGSHE
- a CDS encoding DUF2812 domain-containing protein, whose product is MSKDIIKKRQFTSVTDYKSLEVYFEEMAAKGYMLVEGKKGKFTFEKCEPKDLDFNVSLFYPHTMFDYPDEEKSMDFRELCESSGWTYCTSSQIYQIFYKDKKAVATPIHTDSSEEYKIIKNTFMKTEFISMIMMLIIIGTSLNSAIRMTYESLFSNAMLITIITPVFLILAALSIYLPKLIWFIRNNAKAKKGEDLYFASEKMVLINTIITWTLIAIFFISIIYFGSNSLSNGMVLLIASIPTIISLIIGIYFRKKLRTKKRTRNKNIILFVITLVLAMGISLGLTIFMMISTIGKSDFGNDTLPDDISVLRLSDLGVVSDELDIDVYKDSSILVPFSIEYMEDLPGKHKPNQVDYIETHYIRCRNNNISNYIFKEYVKEKQERYQRYKQEYLDVGAKDEAAEMDNQISEINIKAWNVEQGYFLDDEKSTVIIKKGDIIYVLRGDLDFSKEEIISICKEKLNI
- a CDS encoding transcriptional regulator, producing MITDESEVLRLVEVARMYYEENMTQAEIARKLEVSRPLVSKMLGKAREMGIVHIEIKSPYINNSLLMGQLKNLFNLRGGIIVPRANTEYLTQQLILNHAFNYVKDILPDTKTLGLGWGYTLGELMEKIEQSEMSANYQGRVCPLIGNSSIPNRGYHPNELTRVFAEKSGLKPYYLYAPAFPATSQERDLFINTDNYREINELWAELDNIIISIGSYPSVPDQATALRFGKALTTRKAVGMILSYYFDKEGNIIQGKNDYAIRIPIDKIRAVKRVIGICSGNSSIQSVYGALRTGYITHLITDEKTAIDLIKFKM
- the dhaL gene encoding dihydroxyacetone kinase subunit DhaL encodes the protein MLYFSDWERILMTSVRLIKDNSKMLSELDSIIGDGDHGITIERIANVIETSIETWDHDKLGIKEMLESLGWKIMDVNGGSAGPLWGTMFIGLSNGLENEKEVDEDSLKKMFKSSLKAMKEISDARVGDKTMMDVLIPVVETIRNSDDDIPTMLKKVAKVANEAANDTAKYAAKFGRAKNLKAKSIGHKDPGAVSLSLLFIGLAEGLESNNP
- a CDS encoding dihydroxyacetone kinase subunit DhaK produces the protein MKMKKFINNPENLTKELLEGLTLSNPDIIELTDSKLVVNKKLKDADRVTIVTLGGTGHEPALSGFVGEGMVDISVPGDIFAAPGPQGCIEAIKMADKGKGVLLVVLNHAGDMLTGKLTMKAAEKEGLNVKKVVTQEDISNAPRERGEDRRGLVGCVPLYKIAGAAAAQGKSLEEVTAIAQKFADNSATLAVAARGATHPATGSVISTLGEDEIEIGMGQHGEGGGGHIKMKTADEVAVIMVEELLKDLDIKVGEKLMVIINGTGATTLMEQLIVYRKCHKYLEEKGIEVVARAVGELLTVQEMAGFQMFIARMDEELLGYWNAPCRTPYLTK
- the lsrF gene encoding 3-hydroxy-5-phosphonooxypentane-2,4-dione thiolase, whose translation is MADKDGNILAKDYGIGIPTPKQYFHVKGMDNVDWGMKSRLSKIFDPKTGKTLMLAFDHGYIMGSTAGLERLDISIPPLVEYADVLMATRGALRSSIRPDYNKAIALRCTAGSSVAKEDISHEVIGVDIEDAIRMNATCMATQVFIGASGECETINNLVKTIDMGNRYGIPVLGVVAVGKEMERTTKYFLLATRIIAELGAHIIKTYYCEDFEKITAACPVPIVIAGGKKVPEKKALEIAYRAIQEGAAGVDMGRNVFQAESPKAMIRSIRSIVHEGYDAKQAFELYNSLKRGE
- a CDS encoding DUF1097 domain-containing protein, yielding MNFKKFIIIPIIIATLAFTIQIVDQLLSPLMPPAGNFGFGWIAFQAWAMYFLAGCDIKGGIKTFLGYGSGIIASILIMEFGAAFMGIGFLSFPLAVFLVVIPVICLERIPWLDFVPAVFVGSGVFFGFMSYISAATYQGAAFTELVYCAIGLFYGYMTVTLRGAYEASVNSDEISETN
- a CDS encoding DUF1576 domain-containing protein, translated to MVSFKKDSGAENIAKHNMKYLIIAAYALSLIIFGLLSDNPKEILNGLYKILTQPDTLITDYIGVGGIGAAFINGGLLTLLFLFILYRLKLNINGASIASLFLIAGFGLFGKNLLNVWFIVIGVYLYAKIQKNKFSKYIYIALFGTAMAPMVTEIMFSTSLNKIISIPLGAATGIIIGFILPPLSTYLLRVHQGFNLYNIGFASGMIGTVFVSIFKSYGFLPNPRFIWSTGNNTLLSIYLFLMFSSMIILGYCLNERSFAKITSITGYSGRLVADFVLLEGFAPTLINMGINGFIATSYILLVNGDLNGPTIGGIFTVVGFGAFGKHPKNILPIFLGVFLGSLTKVWNINDPAILLAALFGTALAPIAGEFGWQYGVIAAFIHSSVVLNVGVLHGGLNLYNNGFAAGIVAAILVPIIQAFRKDDF
- a CDS encoding RidA family protein; protein product: MEIKRFEGTGRMSRAVVHNGTIYLCGQTCGEKDKDIKEQTKVVLKKIEDLLDKYGSDKRHILSTTIYIKDMSLFQDMNEVWDAWVENGFEPARACVEAKMAREEILVEMSVVAAVK
- a CDS encoding MBL fold metallo-hydrolase; protein product: MIKKIYHNIYSNEIPLPNNPLRAINSYIILSEDRNLIIDTGFNRDECREALFNGIKELDIDLNKTDLLVTHLHSDHSGLAAALNKEGVKIYAGKIDGGMINRMTEVEYWEKFKAYGEMFGLMKDNMTFDDHPGYRYCPKEPIEFTPLEEGDTIHIGEYSFEIIDIPGHTPGHIGRYEKKHKIFFCGDHILNKITPNIAFWGFQYGDILSVYFDSLRKVYEYDIDHLFSAHRSIVEDHKKRIDELLEHHEKRLDEIIEIIKDDKKTVRDIAADMHWDLRYDCWEDFPNPQKWFASGEAMSHLEHLVAIGRAKRTEEKGILYYCFNK